One Pantoea eucalypti genomic region harbors:
- the metB gene encoding cystathionine gamma-synthase produces the protein MTRKPATIAVRSGLNDDEQYGCVVPPIHLSTTYNFLDFNEPRAHDYSRRGNPTRDVVQRTLAELEGGAGAVLTNTGMSAIHLVTTVFLKPGDLLVAPHDCYGGSYRLFDSLSKRGAYRVKFVDQGDPVALQAALDENPKLVLIESPSNPLLRVVDISAICAAARAAGAISVVDNTFMSPALQNPLALGADLVIHSCTKYLNGHSDVVAGAVIAKDPQLATDLAWWANNIGVTGAAFDSYLLLRGIRTLSPRIAAAQRNALAIVEYLKQQKRVKKLYHPSLPENAGHEHAVRQQRGFGAMLSFEIDGDEALLRRFLKALRLFTLAESLGGVESLISHTATMTHAGMSAEARAAAGISDTLLRVSVGIEDHEDLIADLDNAFRIAAEG, from the coding sequence ATGACGCGTAAACCGGCAACCATCGCAGTGCGCAGCGGTTTGAATGATGACGAGCAATATGGCTGCGTTGTCCCGCCAATCCACCTCTCTACGACCTACAACTTCCTGGATTTTAATGAGCCTCGTGCGCATGACTACTCCCGTCGTGGCAACCCCACGCGTGATGTCGTACAGCGTACCCTGGCCGAACTGGAGGGAGGAGCGGGCGCGGTTTTAACTAATACCGGGATGTCGGCGATTCACCTGGTGACGACGGTGTTCCTGAAGCCTGGCGATCTGCTGGTTGCGCCACACGACTGTTATGGCGGCAGCTATCGGCTGTTTGACAGCCTGAGCAAGCGCGGCGCGTATCGGGTTAAATTTGTCGATCAGGGCGACCCGGTGGCGCTGCAGGCGGCACTGGATGAAAACCCTAAACTGGTGCTGATTGAAAGCCCCAGCAATCCGCTGCTGCGCGTAGTGGATATCAGCGCGATTTGCGCCGCTGCCCGCGCAGCAGGTGCTATCAGCGTGGTGGACAACACCTTTATGAGTCCGGCGCTGCAGAACCCTCTGGCGTTGGGTGCCGATCTGGTGATCCATTCCTGTACCAAATACCTCAATGGCCACTCCGATGTGGTAGCGGGCGCAGTGATTGCCAAAGATCCGCAACTGGCAACCGACCTGGCCTGGTGGGCGAATAATATTGGTGTAACCGGCGCGGCATTTGACAGCTATCTGCTGCTGCGCGGAATTCGTACCCTGTCGCCACGCATTGCGGCCGCACAACGCAACGCACTCGCGATTGTTGAGTATCTGAAGCAGCAGAAGCGGGTGAAAAAGTTGTATCATCCTTCGCTGCCGGAAAACGCCGGACACGAACATGCCGTACGTCAGCAGCGCGGCTTTGGTGCCATGCTGAGTTTTGAAATCGACGGTGATGAGGCACTGCTGCGCCGCTTCCTGAAAGCGTTGCGGCTCTTTACGCTGGCGGAATCGCTGGGTGGCGTGGAAAGTCTGATCTCCCATACCGCCACCATGACGCACGCGGGTATGTCAGCAGAAGCACGCGCGGCAGC